In Gossypium raimondii isolate GPD5lz chromosome 12, ASM2569854v1, whole genome shotgun sequence, a single window of DNA contains:
- the LOC105764061 gene encoding histone-lysine N-methyltransferase EZA1 isoform X1: protein MVSKGSDPSTKSKKSLEECSSGGVGNLTHKLNQLKRQIQAERIASIKEKVEKNRKKLESHISEILSATSSRNVLCVEENGFGKMLSSRIQIPLFKYAGFAQGSGDRDYSNGHEVVSSTSVKLPYVEKLPPYTTWIFLDKNQRMAEDQSVVGRRRIYYDQHGSEALICSDSEEDIAEPEEEKHEFSEVEDRILWNVCQEYGLGEETLAAVSQFIGVTGSEIEERHGMLREKYSDQNIKDSEDCRSEKGISLDKSLSAALDSFDNLFCRRCLLFDCRLHGCSQTLINPSEKQPYWSEYEDDRKPCSDQCYLRLRAVKDVAEGSGVNALHGVKTTLEEKDKVASSDAKEQKTNVDADLMQDERGISEEEGPVTLEGINDSEGAGKALTSVMSSIPIDNHENSGKRKASQESNRPLDDLLHCSDSSQDSSCKKQKTLLVLDVARESSEAIPSHASAQSSKSRNYQVRTLLENETQITAKNNQNESGERGLETSTCSASASKTKDNTRNGAKDVLKVPELKWSSSEWKPIERELCLKGVEIFGRNSCLIARNLLSGLKTCLEVSSYMCDGGSSTLNRSIMTSSFLEENGKSESDFMEQEMSARPRLLRRKGRTRKLKYSWKSAGHPSIWKRIADGKNQSCKQYTPCGCQSMCGKQCPCLNNGTCCEKYCGCSKSCKNRFRGCHCAKSQCRSRQCPCFAAGRECDPDVCRNCWVSCGGDSLGEPPKQGDGQCGNMRLLLRQQQRILLAKSDVAGWGAFLKNSVNKNDYLGEYTGELISHTEADKRGKIYDRANSSFLFDLNDQYVLDAYRKGDKLKFANHSSNPNCYAKVILVAGDHRVGIFAKERIEASEELFYDYRYGPDQAPAWARKPEGSKRDETSASQGRAKKHQSH from the exons ATGGTCTCTAAAGGGAGCGACCCTTCCACTAAATCTAAA AAATCACTTGAAGAGTGCTCTAGTGGTGGAGTAGGAAACTTGACACATAAGTTAAATCAGCTTAAAAGGCAAATTCAAGCGGAGAGAATTGCTTCGATTAAG GAAAAAGTCGAGAAGAACAGAAAGAAGCTCGAGAGTCATATTTCAGAGATTTTGTCAGCTACATCAAGTAGAAACGTTCTGTGTGTGGAGGAGAATGGATTTGGTAAAATGCTTTCTTCAAGAATCCAAATTCCTCTATTTAAGTATGCTGGATTTGCGCAAGGGTCGGGAGATAGAGACTATTCTAATGGTCACGAAGTTGTATCTTCAACAAGTGTCAAGCTTCCGTACGTTGAAAAGTTGCCACCATATACAACATGGATTTTTCTGGACAA AAATCAGAGAATGGCTGAAGACCAATCTGTTGTGGGGAGGAGACGTATATACTATGATCAACATGGCAGTGAAGCTTTAATCTGTAGTGACAGTGAGGAAGATATTGCGGAGCCTGAGGaagaaaaacatgaattttCTGAGGTTGAAGACCGCATTTTGTG GAATGTCTGTCAGGAGTATGGTCTAGGTGAGGAAACATTGGCTGCTGTCAGCCAATTTATTGGAGTCACTGGCTCTGAAATCGAG GAACGGCATGGCATGCTCAGAGAAAAATACAGTGACCAGAACATTAAAGATTCTGAGGATTGTAGATCTGAGAAGGGCATATCTTTGGACAAGAGCCTCAGTGCTGCCTTAGATTCTTTTGATAACCTCTTTTGCCGCCGTTGCTTG TTATTTGACTGCCGTCTTCATGGCTGTTCTCAAACTCTAATTAATCCT AGTGAAAAGCAGCCATATTGGTCTGAATATGAAGATGACAGAAAGCCTTGCAGTGATCAGTGTTACCTCCGG TTAAGAGCCGTCAAAGATGTGGCAGAAGGTTCTGGTGTCAATGCATTGCATGGAGTGAAAACAACTTTAGAAGAAAAAGACAAGGTTGCATCGTCTGATGCCAAAGAGCAAAAGACTAATGTTGATGCAGATCTCATGCAAGATGAAAGAGGCATCTCTGAAGAAGAAGGGCCCGTTACTTTAGAAGGAATTAATGATTCAGAAGGTGCTGGTAAAGCTCTAACTTCGGTGATGTCTTCCATACCAATAGATAACCATGAAAATTCTGGAAAGCGGAAGGCCTCCCAAGAAAGCAATAGACCATTAGATGATCTGCTACACTGCTCTGATAGCAGCCAGGATTCTTCATGTAAGAAACAAAAGACATTATTGGTTTTGGATGTAGCCAGAGAGTCTTCTGAAGCTATACCAAGTCATGCCAGTGCTCAAAGTAGTAAAAGTAGGAACTATCAAGTTCGTACTCTTCTTGAAAATGAAACTCAAATTACAGCCAAAAACAACCAAAATGAATCTGGTGAACGGGGATTGGAAACTTCCACCTGTTCTGCTAGTGCTTCCAAGACCAAGGATAATACAAGGAATGGAGCCAAAGATGTTTTAAAGGTGCCCGAATTGAAGTGGTCATCTTCTGAGTGGAAGCCTATTGAGAGAGAATTGTGTTTGAAGGGAGTGGAGATATTTGGGAGAAACAG TTGCCTTATAGCCAGGAACTTACTCTCTGGTTTGAAAACTTGCCTAGAAGTATCGAGTTACATGTGTGATGGTGGATCTTCAACACTAAATAGGTCCATCATGACAAGTTCATTTTTGGAAGAAAATGGGAAATCTGAATCAGATTTTATG GAGCAAGAGATGTCAGCAAGACCACGATTGCTTCGTAGAAAGGGTAGAACACGGAAACTTAAATATTCTTGGAAGTCAGCTGGCCATCCCTCAATTTGGAAAAGAATTGCAGATGGAAAAAATCAGTCTTGCAAGCAATATACTCCATGTGGATGCCAATCAATGTGTGGAAAGCAATGCCCTTGTCTGAACAATGGAACTTGCTGTGAGAAGTATTGTGG ATGCTCGAAGAGTTGCAAAAATCGGTTTAGGGGATGCCACTGTGCAAAAAGCCAATGCAGAAGCCGGCAGTGCCCATGTTTTGCTGCTGGGCGTGAATGTGACCCAGATGTTTGTAGGAATTGTTGGGTTAG TTGTGGTGGGGATTCGTTGGGTGAGCCACCGAAACAAGGAGATGGTCAGTGTGGAAATATGAGGCTTCTTCTAAGGCAACAGCAGAGA ATACTCTTGGCAAAGTCTGATGTTGCCGGATGGGGAGCATTCCTAAAA AATTCTGTCAACAAAAATGATTATCTTGGAGAATATACTGGTGAATTGATCTCACACACAGAAGCAGACAAACGAGGGAAAATTTACGATCGTGCAAATTCATCTTTCCTTTTTGACTTGAATGATCAG TATGTCCTCGACGCATACCGCAAAGGAGACAAATTGAAATTTGCAAACCACTCTTCTAACCCAAATTGCTATGCCAAG GTAATCTTGGTAGCCGGGGATCATCGAGTTGGAATATTTGCCAAGGAACGAATCGAAGCTAGTGAAGAACTCTTTTATGATTACCGTTATGGTCCAGATCAAGCACCTGCATGGGCTAGGAAACCTGAGGGTTCCAAAAGAGATGAAACATCAGCCTCTCAAGGTAGAGCGAAGAAACACCAGTCTCATTAA
- the LOC105764061 gene encoding histone-lysine N-methyltransferase EZA1 isoform X2 — MLSSRIQIPLFKYAGFAQGSGDRDYSNGHEVVSSTSVKLPYVEKLPPYTTWIFLDKNQRMAEDQSVVGRRRIYYDQHGSEALICSDSEEDIAEPEEEKHEFSEVEDRILWNVCQEYGLGEETLAAVSQFIGVTGSEIEERHGMLREKYSDQNIKDSEDCRSEKGISLDKSLSAALDSFDNLFCRRCLLFDCRLHGCSQTLINPSEKQPYWSEYEDDRKPCSDQCYLRLRAVKDVAEGSGVNALHGVKTTLEEKDKVASSDAKEQKTNVDADLMQDERGISEEEGPVTLEGINDSEGAGKALTSVMSSIPIDNHENSGKRKASQESNRPLDDLLHCSDSSQDSSCKKQKTLLVLDVARESSEAIPSHASAQSSKSRNYQVRTLLENETQITAKNNQNESGERGLETSTCSASASKTKDNTRNGAKDVLKVPELKWSSSEWKPIERELCLKGVEIFGRNSCLIARNLLSGLKTCLEVSSYMCDGGSSTLNRSIMTSSFLEENGKSESDFMEQEMSARPRLLRRKGRTRKLKYSWKSAGHPSIWKRIADGKNQSCKQYTPCGCQSMCGKQCPCLNNGTCCEKYCGCSKSCKNRFRGCHCAKSQCRSRQCPCFAAGRECDPDVCRNCWVSCGGDSLGEPPKQGDGQCGNMRLLLRQQQRILLAKSDVAGWGAFLKNSVNKNDYLGEYTGELISHTEADKRGKIYDRANSSFLFDLNDQYVLDAYRKGDKLKFANHSSNPNCYAKVILVAGDHRVGIFAKERIEASEELFYDYRYGPDQAPAWARKPEGSKRDETSASQGRAKKHQSH; from the exons ATGCTTTCTTCAAGAATCCAAATTCCTCTATTTAAGTATGCTGGATTTGCGCAAGGGTCGGGAGATAGAGACTATTCTAATGGTCACGAAGTTGTATCTTCAACAAGTGTCAAGCTTCCGTACGTTGAAAAGTTGCCACCATATACAACATGGATTTTTCTGGACAA AAATCAGAGAATGGCTGAAGACCAATCTGTTGTGGGGAGGAGACGTATATACTATGATCAACATGGCAGTGAAGCTTTAATCTGTAGTGACAGTGAGGAAGATATTGCGGAGCCTGAGGaagaaaaacatgaattttCTGAGGTTGAAGACCGCATTTTGTG GAATGTCTGTCAGGAGTATGGTCTAGGTGAGGAAACATTGGCTGCTGTCAGCCAATTTATTGGAGTCACTGGCTCTGAAATCGAG GAACGGCATGGCATGCTCAGAGAAAAATACAGTGACCAGAACATTAAAGATTCTGAGGATTGTAGATCTGAGAAGGGCATATCTTTGGACAAGAGCCTCAGTGCTGCCTTAGATTCTTTTGATAACCTCTTTTGCCGCCGTTGCTTG TTATTTGACTGCCGTCTTCATGGCTGTTCTCAAACTCTAATTAATCCT AGTGAAAAGCAGCCATATTGGTCTGAATATGAAGATGACAGAAAGCCTTGCAGTGATCAGTGTTACCTCCGG TTAAGAGCCGTCAAAGATGTGGCAGAAGGTTCTGGTGTCAATGCATTGCATGGAGTGAAAACAACTTTAGAAGAAAAAGACAAGGTTGCATCGTCTGATGCCAAAGAGCAAAAGACTAATGTTGATGCAGATCTCATGCAAGATGAAAGAGGCATCTCTGAAGAAGAAGGGCCCGTTACTTTAGAAGGAATTAATGATTCAGAAGGTGCTGGTAAAGCTCTAACTTCGGTGATGTCTTCCATACCAATAGATAACCATGAAAATTCTGGAAAGCGGAAGGCCTCCCAAGAAAGCAATAGACCATTAGATGATCTGCTACACTGCTCTGATAGCAGCCAGGATTCTTCATGTAAGAAACAAAAGACATTATTGGTTTTGGATGTAGCCAGAGAGTCTTCTGAAGCTATACCAAGTCATGCCAGTGCTCAAAGTAGTAAAAGTAGGAACTATCAAGTTCGTACTCTTCTTGAAAATGAAACTCAAATTACAGCCAAAAACAACCAAAATGAATCTGGTGAACGGGGATTGGAAACTTCCACCTGTTCTGCTAGTGCTTCCAAGACCAAGGATAATACAAGGAATGGAGCCAAAGATGTTTTAAAGGTGCCCGAATTGAAGTGGTCATCTTCTGAGTGGAAGCCTATTGAGAGAGAATTGTGTTTGAAGGGAGTGGAGATATTTGGGAGAAACAG TTGCCTTATAGCCAGGAACTTACTCTCTGGTTTGAAAACTTGCCTAGAAGTATCGAGTTACATGTGTGATGGTGGATCTTCAACACTAAATAGGTCCATCATGACAAGTTCATTTTTGGAAGAAAATGGGAAATCTGAATCAGATTTTATG GAGCAAGAGATGTCAGCAAGACCACGATTGCTTCGTAGAAAGGGTAGAACACGGAAACTTAAATATTCTTGGAAGTCAGCTGGCCATCCCTCAATTTGGAAAAGAATTGCAGATGGAAAAAATCAGTCTTGCAAGCAATATACTCCATGTGGATGCCAATCAATGTGTGGAAAGCAATGCCCTTGTCTGAACAATGGAACTTGCTGTGAGAAGTATTGTGG ATGCTCGAAGAGTTGCAAAAATCGGTTTAGGGGATGCCACTGTGCAAAAAGCCAATGCAGAAGCCGGCAGTGCCCATGTTTTGCTGCTGGGCGTGAATGTGACCCAGATGTTTGTAGGAATTGTTGGGTTAG TTGTGGTGGGGATTCGTTGGGTGAGCCACCGAAACAAGGAGATGGTCAGTGTGGAAATATGAGGCTTCTTCTAAGGCAACAGCAGAGA ATACTCTTGGCAAAGTCTGATGTTGCCGGATGGGGAGCATTCCTAAAA AATTCTGTCAACAAAAATGATTATCTTGGAGAATATACTGGTGAATTGATCTCACACACAGAAGCAGACAAACGAGGGAAAATTTACGATCGTGCAAATTCATCTTTCCTTTTTGACTTGAATGATCAG TATGTCCTCGACGCATACCGCAAAGGAGACAAATTGAAATTTGCAAACCACTCTTCTAACCCAAATTGCTATGCCAAG GTAATCTTGGTAGCCGGGGATCATCGAGTTGGAATATTTGCCAAGGAACGAATCGAAGCTAGTGAAGAACTCTTTTATGATTACCGTTATGGTCCAGATCAAGCACCTGCATGGGCTAGGAAACCTGAGGGTTCCAAAAGAGATGAAACATCAGCCTCTCAAGGTAGAGCGAAGAAACACCAGTCTCATTAA
- the LOC105764061 gene encoding histone-lysine N-methyltransferase EZA1 isoform X3 produces the protein MDFSGQHRNQRMAEDQSVVGRRRIYYDQHGSEALICSDSEEDIAEPEEEKHEFSEVEDRILWNVCQEYGLGEETLAAVSQFIGVTGSEIEERHGMLREKYSDQNIKDSEDCRSEKGISLDKSLSAALDSFDNLFCRRCLLFDCRLHGCSQTLINPSEKQPYWSEYEDDRKPCSDQCYLRLRAVKDVAEGSGVNALHGVKTTLEEKDKVASSDAKEQKTNVDADLMQDERGISEEEGPVTLEGINDSEGAGKALTSVMSSIPIDNHENSGKRKASQESNRPLDDLLHCSDSSQDSSCKKQKTLLVLDVARESSEAIPSHASAQSSKSRNYQVRTLLENETQITAKNNQNESGERGLETSTCSASASKTKDNTRNGAKDVLKVPELKWSSSEWKPIERELCLKGVEIFGRNSCLIARNLLSGLKTCLEVSSYMCDGGSSTLNRSIMTSSFLEENGKSESDFMEQEMSARPRLLRRKGRTRKLKYSWKSAGHPSIWKRIADGKNQSCKQYTPCGCQSMCGKQCPCLNNGTCCEKYCGCSKSCKNRFRGCHCAKSQCRSRQCPCFAAGRECDPDVCRNCWVSCGGDSLGEPPKQGDGQCGNMRLLLRQQQRILLAKSDVAGWGAFLKNSVNKNDYLGEYTGELISHTEADKRGKIYDRANSSFLFDLNDQYVLDAYRKGDKLKFANHSSNPNCYAKVILVAGDHRVGIFAKERIEASEELFYDYRYGPDQAPAWARKPEGSKRDETSASQGRAKKHQSH, from the exons ATGGATTTTTCTGGACAA CACAGAAATCAGAGAATGGCTGAAGACCAATCTGTTGTGGGGAGGAGACGTATATACTATGATCAACATGGCAGTGAAGCTTTAATCTGTAGTGACAGTGAGGAAGATATTGCGGAGCCTGAGGaagaaaaacatgaattttCTGAGGTTGAAGACCGCATTTTGTG GAATGTCTGTCAGGAGTATGGTCTAGGTGAGGAAACATTGGCTGCTGTCAGCCAATTTATTGGAGTCACTGGCTCTGAAATCGAG GAACGGCATGGCATGCTCAGAGAAAAATACAGTGACCAGAACATTAAAGATTCTGAGGATTGTAGATCTGAGAAGGGCATATCTTTGGACAAGAGCCTCAGTGCTGCCTTAGATTCTTTTGATAACCTCTTTTGCCGCCGTTGCTTG TTATTTGACTGCCGTCTTCATGGCTGTTCTCAAACTCTAATTAATCCT AGTGAAAAGCAGCCATATTGGTCTGAATATGAAGATGACAGAAAGCCTTGCAGTGATCAGTGTTACCTCCGG TTAAGAGCCGTCAAAGATGTGGCAGAAGGTTCTGGTGTCAATGCATTGCATGGAGTGAAAACAACTTTAGAAGAAAAAGACAAGGTTGCATCGTCTGATGCCAAAGAGCAAAAGACTAATGTTGATGCAGATCTCATGCAAGATGAAAGAGGCATCTCTGAAGAAGAAGGGCCCGTTACTTTAGAAGGAATTAATGATTCAGAAGGTGCTGGTAAAGCTCTAACTTCGGTGATGTCTTCCATACCAATAGATAACCATGAAAATTCTGGAAAGCGGAAGGCCTCCCAAGAAAGCAATAGACCATTAGATGATCTGCTACACTGCTCTGATAGCAGCCAGGATTCTTCATGTAAGAAACAAAAGACATTATTGGTTTTGGATGTAGCCAGAGAGTCTTCTGAAGCTATACCAAGTCATGCCAGTGCTCAAAGTAGTAAAAGTAGGAACTATCAAGTTCGTACTCTTCTTGAAAATGAAACTCAAATTACAGCCAAAAACAACCAAAATGAATCTGGTGAACGGGGATTGGAAACTTCCACCTGTTCTGCTAGTGCTTCCAAGACCAAGGATAATACAAGGAATGGAGCCAAAGATGTTTTAAAGGTGCCCGAATTGAAGTGGTCATCTTCTGAGTGGAAGCCTATTGAGAGAGAATTGTGTTTGAAGGGAGTGGAGATATTTGGGAGAAACAG TTGCCTTATAGCCAGGAACTTACTCTCTGGTTTGAAAACTTGCCTAGAAGTATCGAGTTACATGTGTGATGGTGGATCTTCAACACTAAATAGGTCCATCATGACAAGTTCATTTTTGGAAGAAAATGGGAAATCTGAATCAGATTTTATG GAGCAAGAGATGTCAGCAAGACCACGATTGCTTCGTAGAAAGGGTAGAACACGGAAACTTAAATATTCTTGGAAGTCAGCTGGCCATCCCTCAATTTGGAAAAGAATTGCAGATGGAAAAAATCAGTCTTGCAAGCAATATACTCCATGTGGATGCCAATCAATGTGTGGAAAGCAATGCCCTTGTCTGAACAATGGAACTTGCTGTGAGAAGTATTGTGG ATGCTCGAAGAGTTGCAAAAATCGGTTTAGGGGATGCCACTGTGCAAAAAGCCAATGCAGAAGCCGGCAGTGCCCATGTTTTGCTGCTGGGCGTGAATGTGACCCAGATGTTTGTAGGAATTGTTGGGTTAG TTGTGGTGGGGATTCGTTGGGTGAGCCACCGAAACAAGGAGATGGTCAGTGTGGAAATATGAGGCTTCTTCTAAGGCAACAGCAGAGA ATACTCTTGGCAAAGTCTGATGTTGCCGGATGGGGAGCATTCCTAAAA AATTCTGTCAACAAAAATGATTATCTTGGAGAATATACTGGTGAATTGATCTCACACACAGAAGCAGACAAACGAGGGAAAATTTACGATCGTGCAAATTCATCTTTCCTTTTTGACTTGAATGATCAG TATGTCCTCGACGCATACCGCAAAGGAGACAAATTGAAATTTGCAAACCACTCTTCTAACCCAAATTGCTATGCCAAG GTAATCTTGGTAGCCGGGGATCATCGAGTTGGAATATTTGCCAAGGAACGAATCGAAGCTAGTGAAGAACTCTTTTATGATTACCGTTATGGTCCAGATCAAGCACCTGCATGGGCTAGGAAACCTGAGGGTTCCAAAAGAGATGAAACATCAGCCTCTCAAGGTAGAGCGAAGAAACACCAGTCTCATTAA